In Pelagicoccus albus, the DNA window TTCAGATTCGTCATCGTCACAGGCTACTGGATCACGATAATCCTAGTCCTACCGTTCATATACGGATTAGTCGGAAGGGTGACATACCTTGTTTCTGATGAGAGCGTTGGAGCAGAAAGCAAAAAAGATGATGAAGACGAAATTCCATGTCTAAACGGGAATATGGAGTTTGATCCAAACCTTCCACCTAGAAAGTTATGAAAAGAGTTTTAGCTAACCAGTCGCTCGATACAACTCGGGCCAAGCGCCCGAGTTGTGGACTCAGCAAGGACGTATCTCACCCTACTCTTACACGACGGCCTCTGAGCCCTCGCGTATCAGCTTAGCGTTCGGAGAAAAAATGAATTCTCAGATCTACCAGATTTCTTCACCCCAAAAGCGTTTTGCAGCAGCCGCCATAAACGCCGCAATTGGCGGCTTCATCCTCTCTCTAAATTTCGACGTACTCGGATTGAAGAATCCGACCTATCTACTCTGTTTCGTCTTGTTCTCTATTTTCACACTTTTCCCCGAGAGCCCAGGAAATCGAATCATGAACATGAAAGTGTTGGACCTCGAAAAAGGAAATATTGATCTCAAAAAGCGAGTTATTCGAAATTCTCCGTATCTAGTTTTCTTAGCAATCGGATCGTTTTTCCCCTATCTCGGTATAGATTTAAAAGAAGGAAAGAACGCTTTGATTCTAGTTCCAACCCACTTTCTTCTTCCGATGTTTCTTCTAGCCAATGCTGTCACACTTTTTGTGAATCCGATCAAACTATCACTGATGGACATGTTTACGAAGAGTCAGGTCTACTCGTATCCCAAAATTGGAACACTCAAAGTAAAATAAAATAATCCGAACCAGTCGGTCGATACAACTGCGGTCAGCGCTCCGCGCTGATCCTCGCGTATCACCTCGACGTTCTGCAAAAAATAATGATCCGGTTGAGTAGAGATCCTGCACTGTGAAAACAGAAACAAACCGATGAAGACTTCGGGACATAGAGACCAGTCGGCTCCAACCAAAAGAATGATCCTGCATTGGAAGAGAATATGATTCCCACGAATCAGAAGTCACTGGAAAGAAAGAAGAAAAGGAACCATCGGAACTTCGACAAGGAGACCGAAAGACATTTCGACCGAACAGAAATCGA includes these proteins:
- a CDS encoding RDD family protein codes for the protein MNSQIYQISSPQKRFAAAAINAAIGGFILSLNFDVLGLKNPTYLLCFVLFSIFTLFPESPGNRIMNMKVLDLEKGNIDLKKRVIRNSPYLVFLAIGSFFPYLGIDLKEGKNALILVPTHFLLPMFLLANAVTLFVNPIKLSLMDMFTKSQVYSYPKIGTLKVK